One window of the Bacteroidota bacterium genome contains the following:
- a CDS encoding Smr/MutS family protein, translating to MPRLDDNGTTVTLDLHGATVDDALGLVLRTAALAARRGRATLRVVHGSSTSDALARNHTIKHALHDLLDDGDLPDAQGDVRFEGETLISLPLASSSSPSPIRLLDVR from the coding sequence ATGCCTCGCCTCGACGACAACGGCACGACCGTCACCCTCGACCTCCACGGCGCGACCGTGGACGATGCGCTCGGCCTCGTCCTCCGCACGGCCGCCCTCGCGGCACGGCGCGGCCGCGCCACGCTCCGCGTCGTCCACGGGAGCTCTACGTCCGACGCGCTCGCGCGCAACCACACCATCAAGCACGCCCTCCACGACCTCCTCGATGACGGTGACCTCCCCGACGCTCAGGGCGACGTGCGCTTTGAGGGCGAGACGCTAATCAGCCTCCCGCTCGCCAGCTCTTCCTCCCCAAGCCCGATCCGACTCCTGGACGTGCGGTGA